A genomic segment from Paraburkholderia hayleyella encodes:
- the arfB gene encoding alternative ribosome rescue aminoacyl-tRNA hydrolase ArfB, with protein sequence MTTTPRYPVPLHEIELTAVRAQGAGGQNVNKVSSAIHLRFDIRASSLPEVLKMRLLALSDHRVTRDGVVVIKAQEHRTQEMNRIAALARLDGLIESVSVTRKARVATRPTRASQHRRLEGKARRGEIKLGRGRISD encoded by the coding sequence ATGACGACGACCCCGCGCTATCCGGTGCCTTTGCACGAAATCGAACTCACGGCTGTGCGCGCCCAGGGCGCAGGCGGACAGAACGTGAACAAGGTGTCGAGCGCGATTCATCTGCGTTTCGATATTCGGGCTTCATCGTTGCCCGAAGTGCTGAAGATGCGCTTGCTCGCGTTATCCGATCACCGCGTGACACGCGATGGCGTGGTGGTGATCAAGGCGCAAGAACACCGCACGCAGGAGATGAACCGCATCGCAGCATTAGCGCGTCTTGATGGCTTGATCGAAAGCGTCAGCGTGACACGCAAGGCGCGGGTTGCCACCCGGCCAACGCGTGCTTCCCAGCATCGCCGGCTTGAGGGTAAGGCAAGGCGCGGTGAGATCAAGCTGGGACGCGGGCGAATCAGTGATTAA
- a CDS encoding LysR family transcriptional regulator — MNVTLRQLRVFIEVARLRSFSRAGIEIGLTQSAVSRCVRELEVELGLRLVDRTTREVLLTDVGANLVSSVSRLMTDLDATLHEIRDIGEQRRGRVIVAASPTIACRLMPRVVALCGQRFPYVMLGLRDDVQSDVMRQVKSGEVDFGVIVGPFVTGDLLSEPLMADSFCLVARADHSLAAQAAVAWHELEGQRLVMLDYASGSRPIIDAVLASHGVKVDVVQELGHSATVFGLVEAGVGMSVLPWLALPLPAGAALVARPLVPRAERTVELVRRRDRSLSPAAQAVWDLIRQLPIEGEALSQSAA; from the coding sequence ATGAATGTGACGCTGCGTCAGTTGCGCGTGTTCATCGAAGTTGCCCGTCTGCGGAGTTTTAGCCGTGCAGGCATTGAGATCGGGCTGACGCAATCGGCGGTGAGCCGATGCGTCCGTGAGCTGGAGGTCGAGCTGGGGCTTCGTCTGGTTGACCGGACGACGCGCGAGGTGCTGCTCACGGACGTGGGTGCCAATCTGGTGTCGAGCGTGTCGCGCTTGATGACGGATCTGGATGCCACGCTTCATGAAATTCGTGATATCGGCGAGCAGCGGCGTGGACGCGTGATTGTCGCTGCGAGCCCGACGATCGCGTGCCGTCTGATGCCGCGGGTGGTTGCGTTGTGCGGACAGCGGTTTCCTTATGTCATGCTTGGGCTACGTGACGATGTCCAGAGTGACGTCATGCGCCAGGTCAAATCGGGTGAGGTGGATTTCGGCGTGATCGTGGGCCCGTTCGTGACGGGCGATTTGCTCAGCGAGCCGTTAATGGCAGATTCGTTTTGCCTGGTTGCACGTGCGGATCACTCGCTGGCAGCGCAAGCGGCTGTGGCCTGGCATGAACTTGAGGGCCAGCGGCTGGTGATGCTGGATTATGCTTCGGGCAGCCGTCCCATCATTGACGCCGTGCTGGCTAGCCATGGCGTCAAGGTCGATGTCGTGCAGGAATTAGGCCATTCAGCCACCGTTTTCGGCCTGGTGGAGGCGGGCGTTGGCATGAGCGTGCTGCCTTGGCTGGCACTGCCTTTGCCTGCAGGAGCCGCCCTGGTGGCGCGGCCGCTGGTGCCACGCGCGGAGCGAACCGTCGAGCTGGTGCGTCGCCGTGACCGTTCGCTGTCGCCTGCCGCGCAGGCTGTGTGGGACTTGATCAGACAATTGCCCATAGAAGGCGAAGCATTGAGTCAGAGCGCGGCCTGA
- the infB gene encoding translation initiation factor IF-2 has translation MASNNVAQFAAELKMPAGVLLEQLQAAGVQKASEDDALSETDKARLLDHLRKSHGSNDADKRKITLTRRHTSEIKQADATGKARTIQVEVRKKRTFVRRDDAAEQGEQGVGEPTAEAENLELQRREEQARHEAELLEKQAQELKERQERLEREEAERQARELAAEAERQRQEEEAKKRVSVEEAARLQAAQQVATPAVAAAEQEDERAALERAAQREAAKKAEDAAREAAQKTRAEQEEVSKRRAAAEAEARAIRDMMNTPRKAQVKAPEPAPKPAEQAAAKAAEAKGTLHKPARPAGETTARPAAKKAATPSPASAPSAGDKKKAGGGKGNGSWQDDAAKRRGIKTRGDTSGGVDRGWRGGPKGRGKHQESTTFQAPTEPIVREVHVPETITVADLAHKMAVKASEVIKVMMKLGQMVTINQMLDQETAMIIVEELGHHAIAAKLDDPETLLVEGEATDAEMLPRPPVVTVMGHVDHGKTSLLDYIRRAKVAAGEAGGITQHIGAYHVETPRGVITFLDTPGHEAFTAMRARGAKATDIVILVVAADDGVMPQTKEAIAHAKAGGVPLVVAINKIDKPDANLERVKQELVTEGVVPEEYGGDSPFVPVSAKTGAGIDDLLEQVLLQAEVLELTAPVDAPAKGLVIEAKLDKGKGPVATILVQSGTLNRGDVVLAGSAYGRVRAMLDETGKPAKSAGPSIPVEIQGLSEVPAAGEEVIVMPDDRKAREIALFRQGKFRDVKLAKQQAAKLETMLEQMGEGEVQYLPLIVKADVQGSQEALVQALLKLSTDEVRVQVVHGAVGGISESDVNLATASKAVIIGFNTRADAQARKLAETNGIDIRYYNIIYDAVDEVKAAMSGMLAPEKREIVTGMVEVRQVFKVPKIGSVAGCMVTDGFVKRSSSVRVLRNHVVIHTGELDSLKRFKDDAKEVRQGFECGMSLKNFNDIQEGDQFEVFEVTEVARSL, from the coding sequence ATGGCGAGTAACAACGTAGCCCAATTTGCCGCAGAACTGAAAATGCCTGCTGGCGTGCTGCTCGAACAGTTGCAGGCGGCGGGTGTACAGAAAGCGAGTGAAGACGACGCCTTGTCCGAAACAGACAAGGCGCGTTTGCTTGATCATTTGCGCAAGTCGCATGGTTCGAATGATGCTGACAAGCGCAAGATCACGCTGACGCGTCGGCATACGTCGGAAATCAAGCAAGCCGATGCCACGGGCAAGGCTCGCACCATTCAGGTCGAGGTGCGCAAGAAGCGCACCTTCGTCCGCCGTGATGACGCGGCCGAGCAAGGGGAGCAGGGAGTGGGCGAGCCCACTGCCGAAGCCGAAAATCTCGAGCTTCAGCGCCGTGAAGAGCAGGCTCGTCACGAGGCCGAACTGCTGGAGAAGCAGGCTCAGGAGCTGAAAGAGCGTCAGGAGCGCCTTGAGCGCGAGGAAGCCGAGCGTCAGGCGCGTGAGCTGGCTGCCGAAGCTGAACGCCAGCGTCAGGAAGAAGAGGCGAAAAAGCGTGTTTCTGTTGAGGAAGCCGCACGCTTGCAGGCAGCGCAGCAGGTTGCGACGCCCGCGGTAGCTGCAGCGGAGCAGGAAGACGAACGCGCGGCGCTAGAGCGCGCGGCGCAACGCGAAGCGGCAAAGAAAGCGGAAGATGCCGCGCGGGAAGCCGCACAGAAAACCCGTGCCGAGCAGGAAGAAGTCAGCAAGCGGCGCGCGGCGGCCGAGGCCGAAGCCCGGGCGATCCGCGACATGATGAACACGCCGCGTAAAGCTCAGGTCAAGGCGCCAGAGCCTGCGCCCAAACCTGCAGAACAGGCGGCGGCTAAAGCGGCAGAAGCGAAGGGTACGCTGCATAAGCCAGCCCGGCCAGCGGGTGAAACCACGGCGCGTCCGGCTGCCAAAAAAGCCGCTACGCCGTCTCCTGCCTCGGCACCATCGGCGGGTGACAAGAAAAAAGCCGGTGGGGGCAAGGGTAATGGTAGCTGGCAGGACGATGCCGCGAAGCGCCGCGGCATCAAGACCCGCGGCGACACCAGTGGTGGCGTTGACCGTGGCTGGCGCGGTGGTCCGAAGGGTCGCGGCAAGCATCAGGAAAGCACGACATTCCAGGCGCCGACCGAGCCTATCGTTCGGGAAGTGCATGTGCCTGAAACCATCACGGTTGCCGATCTGGCACACAAGATGGCAGTCAAGGCATCCGAGGTCATCAAGGTGATGATGAAGCTCGGCCAGATGGTCACGATCAATCAGATGCTTGACCAGGAAACGGCGATGATCATCGTCGAAGAACTGGGCCATCATGCCATCGCGGCGAAGCTGGATGATCCCGAAACACTGCTGGTCGAGGGCGAAGCCACCGATGCGGAAATGCTGCCGCGTCCGCCTGTGGTGACGGTCATGGGCCACGTCGATCACGGTAAAACCTCGCTGCTGGACTACATCCGCCGGGCCAAGGTCGCGGCCGGTGAAGCGGGCGGCATTACCCAGCATATCGGCGCTTATCACGTTGAAACGCCACGTGGCGTGATTACCTTCCTCGATACACCAGGCCACGAAGCATTCACGGCAATGCGTGCACGAGGGGCCAAGGCAACCGATATCGTGATTCTCGTGGTCGCGGCTGACGACGGCGTGATGCCGCAAACGAAGGAAGCCATTGCCCATGCGAAAGCAGGTGGTGTGCCGCTGGTTGTGGCCATCAACAAGATCGACAAACCTGATGCCAATCTGGAACGTGTGAAGCAGGAACTGGTGACAGAAGGCGTGGTGCCCGAAGAATACGGTGGCGATTCGCCGTTCGTGCCTGTTTCCGCCAAAACGGGTGCGGGCATTGACGATCTGCTTGAACAGGTCTTGCTGCAAGCCGAAGTGCTTGAGTTGACGGCTCCGGTGGATGCTCCGGCCAAGGGGCTTGTGATTGAGGCCAAGCTCGACAAGGGCAAGGGCCCGGTTGCAACGATTCTGGTTCAGTCAGGTACGCTCAACCGTGGCGATGTCGTGCTGGCGGGCAGTGCTTATGGCCGCGTGCGCGCGATGCTCGACGAAACCGGCAAGCCAGCGAAGTCTGCAGGCCCATCGATTCCCGTTGAAATTCAGGGTCTCTCTGAAGTCCCTGCCGCGGGCGAAGAAGTCATCGTCATGCCGGACGATCGCAAGGCGCGCGAAATCGCGCTCTTCCGCCAAGGCAAGTTCCGTGACGTCAAGCTGGCCAAACAGCAGGCCGCCAAGCTCGAAACCATGCTGGAGCAAATGGGCGAAGGTGAAGTGCAATATCTTCCGCTCATCGTCAAGGCTGACGTGCAGGGTTCGCAAGAAGCACTGGTCCAGGCATTGCTCAAGCTTTCCACCGATGAGGTTCGTGTGCAAGTCGTGCACGGGGCGGTCGGCGGCATCAGTGAAAGCGACGTTAATCTGGCAACCGCCTCCAAGGCCGTGATCATTGGCTTTAACACCCGGGCAGATGCCCAGGCGCGCAAGCTGGCCGAAACCAACGGCATCGACATTCGCTACTACAACATCATTTATGACGCTGTGGATGAAGTGAAAGCTGCGATGTCCGGCATGCTGGCACCTGAAAAACGCGAGATCGTGACCGGCATGGTCGAAGTTCGCCAGGTTTTCAAGGTGCCGAAGATCGGTTCGGTGGCGGGCTGTATGGTGACGGATGGTTTCGTCAAACGTTCGTCGTCGGTGCGGGTATTGCGCAATCATGTGGTCATCCATACGGGCGAGCTCGATTCGCTCAAGCGCTTCAAGGATGATGCGAAAGAAGTGCGTCAGGGCTTCGAGTGCGGGATGTCATTGAAGAACTTCAACGACATCCAGGAAGGCGACCAGTTCGAAGTCTTCGAGGTCACTGAAGTCGCGCGTTCGCTGTAA
- a CDS encoding DNA-binding protein, which translates to MSNIQLDIEWTEAASRKIEKLMPRGNQEAFLALPPVECLPMEGDVLFLGPAGKQQPFIVVERQYHHEGDADWTIILILDVPQTEH; encoded by the coding sequence ATGAGCAATATTCAGTTAGACATCGAATGGACCGAAGCCGCTTCGCGCAAGATCGAAAAACTCATGCCGCGTGGCAACCAGGAGGCGTTTCTTGCGCTCCCGCCAGTCGAATGCCTACCCATGGAAGGCGATGTCCTGTTCCTCGGCCCAGCGGGCAAACAACAGCCGTTTATCGTCGTTGAACGCCAGTATCACCATGAAGGTGATGCGGACTGGACCATCATCCTGATTCTGGATGTGCCTCAGACAGAGCATTAA
- the rluB gene encoding 23S rRNA pseudouridine(2605) synthase RluB has protein sequence MKHTPDTDSSESERASSSAPAAETRKPKVAADGSERSTPNAAESGDADRPRRGLRRGPRSLIARRRAGKMKTGEGAPAQSAPPSNAIPPDGSMTGQGWASRKEGATAGGARGPRRGPGVGAGKQRDGGRRPTGERNERNERNERNGAAGTAGVAETSRLAGAEATQDDVFSYVTSPAFDADNGATGGVRAPMLRQGRIQPAKRVLSPDDDAPKLHKVLAEAGMGSRREMEELIVAGRVSVNGEPAHIGQRIMPTDQVRINGKPVKRKLQSKPPRILLYHKPTGEIVSHADPEGRPSVFDKLPPMKTAKWLAVGRLDFNTEGLLILTTSGDLANRFMHPRYNVEREYAVRVVGQLAEGARQKLLHGVELEDGPANFLRIRDGGGEGTNHWYHVALAEGRNREVRRMFEAVGLMVSRLIRTRHGPITLPRGLKRGRWEELEDNQVRSLMASVGLKAPVEEKGSRSAASERRQPDPMQTSMGFIHREPVLMSHSRYEQQPRGQGAGRRNGAGGGFGSSSGQGMNHGGYGSRGVSRNDSWSSTDDRNGRNGNGRDVDGNRAVPSGGAKRTGSYAGNAGNSRAPGNSGGAGGGRGGNPGRTSGGANPNAAGNRGGPRNRVRGR, from the coding sequence TTGAAACATACCCCCGATACCGATTCGTCTGAATCCGAGCGCGCGTCGTCGTCCGCTCCTGCCGCTGAAACACGCAAGCCAAAGGTAGCGGCTGACGGCAGCGAGCGCTCAACGCCTAATGCGGCGGAATCTGGCGATGCGGACCGCCCACGTCGCGGTTTGCGTCGCGGGCCGCGGAGCCTGATTGCGCGGCGCCGGGCAGGCAAAATGAAAACCGGTGAAGGTGCTCCGGCACAATCCGCACCGCCTTCGAACGCTATTCCGCCCGATGGCAGCATGACAGGCCAGGGCTGGGCGTCGCGTAAGGAAGGGGCGACGGCGGGTGGGGCCAGAGGTCCGCGACGCGGTCCGGGTGTGGGTGCTGGCAAACAGCGCGATGGCGGCCGGCGGCCGACGGGCGAGCGTAATGAACGTAATGAGCGTAATGAGCGTAATGGCGCGGCGGGAACAGCGGGCGTGGCGGAAACGTCGCGTCTGGCTGGGGCCGAGGCAACCCAGGATGACGTGTTTTCCTATGTCACATCGCCTGCATTTGATGCGGATAACGGCGCCACGGGTGGCGTGCGTGCGCCGATGCTGCGCCAGGGGCGGATCCAGCCGGCCAAACGGGTTTTGTCGCCAGACGATGATGCGCCAAAGCTGCATAAGGTGCTGGCGGAAGCGGGTATGGGTTCGCGCCGCGAGATGGAAGAGCTGATCGTGGCGGGGCGTGTATCGGTCAATGGCGAGCCCGCGCACATTGGGCAGCGCATCATGCCGACCGATCAGGTGCGGATCAATGGCAAGCCAGTCAAACGCAAGCTGCAGAGCAAGCCGCCGCGCATTTTGCTGTACCACAAGCCAACCGGCGAAATTGTCAGTCACGCAGATCCTGAGGGTCGTCCTTCGGTTTTCGACAAACTGCCGCCGATGAAAACTGCGAAATGGCTTGCCGTGGGGCGTCTCGACTTCAATACGGAAGGCCTGCTCATCTTGACTACCTCGGGCGACCTGGCCAACCGGTTTATGCACCCGCGCTATAACGTGGAGCGTGAATATGCGGTGCGCGTAGTAGGCCAACTGGCAGAAGGCGCGCGGCAAAAGCTTCTGCATGGCGTTGAGCTCGAGGATGGTCCTGCCAATTTTCTGCGTATCCGGGATGGCGGTGGTGAAGGGACGAATCACTGGTATCACGTGGCGCTCGCCGAAGGGCGTAACCGTGAGGTGCGGCGAATGTTCGAGGCGGTGGGCTTGATGGTGAGCCGCCTGATTCGCACGCGTCATGGTCCGATCACGTTGCCACGCGGGCTCAAGCGCGGACGCTGGGAGGAGCTCGAAGACAATCAGGTGCGCAGTCTGATGGCCTCGGTGGGGCTTAAGGCGCCAGTTGAAGAAAAGGGCAGTCGTTCTGCTGCGTCAGAGCGGCGGCAGCCTGATCCGATGCAAACCTCGATGGGGTTTATCCATCGTGAACCGGTGCTGATGTCGCACAGCCGTTATGAGCAACAGCCACGTGGCCAGGGCGCTGGGCGGCGGAATGGCGCAGGCGGTGGGTTTGGCAGTTCTTCGGGGCAGGGGATGAACCATGGCGGTTACGGCAGCCGCGGCGTGAGTCGCAATGACAGCTGGAGCAGTACCGATGACCGTAACGGGCGCAACGGCAATGGACGCGATGTCGATGGCAATCGCGCGGTGCCTTCCGGCGGCGCCAAGCGCACCGGAAGTTATGCGGGAAATGCTGGAAACAGCCGTGCGCCGGGTAATTCCGGCGGTGCTGGCGGTGGACGAGGTGGCAATCCCGGCCGCACATCTGGCGGAGCGAATCCCAATGCGGCGGGGAACCGCGGCGGGCCACGCAACCGCGTGCGCGGCCGTTAG
- the nusA gene encoding transcription termination factor NusA yields the protein MSREVLMLVDALAREKNVDKDVVFAALEAALASASKKLFEEDADIRVHIDRESGEHETYRRWRVVPDEAGLQEPDQEILLFEAREQKPDAQIDDFLEEPVPSIEFGRIGAQAAKQVILQKVRDAEREQILTDFLERGENILTGSVKRLDKGNFIVETGRVEALLRRDQLIPKENLRVGDRVRAYIAKVDRTARGPQIELSRTAPEFLMKLFEMEVPEIEQGLLEIKAAARDPGVRAKIGVVAYDKRIDPIGTCVGIRGSRVQAVRNELGGENVDIVLWSEDPAQFVIGALAPAAVQSIVVDEEKHSMDVVVDETELAIAIGRSGQNVRLASELTGWQINIMTPDESAQKQNQERSVLRDLFMARLDVDEEVADILIDEGFASLEEIAYVPLNEMLEIEAFDEDTVHELRNRSRDALLTQAIANEEKVENAVLDLKSLEGVDDELLAKLAEHQVQTRDELAELAVDELVEMTGMEEEAAKVLIMKAREHWFQ from the coding sequence ATGAGTCGCGAAGTGTTGATGCTGGTGGATGCGCTGGCACGCGAGAAAAACGTCGATAAAGACGTGGTTTTTGCTGCCCTTGAAGCGGCGCTCGCTTCGGCTTCCAAGAAACTCTTCGAAGAAGATGCGGATATCCGCGTGCATATCGACCGCGAAAGCGGCGAACATGAAACCTATCGCCGCTGGCGCGTGGTGCCGGACGAGGCGGGCTTGCAAGAGCCCGATCAGGAAATTCTGCTATTTGAAGCCCGCGAGCAAAAGCCCGATGCGCAAATCGACGATTTTCTTGAAGAGCCGGTGCCGTCAATTGAATTTGGCCGTATTGGGGCACAGGCCGCCAAACAGGTCATTTTGCAAAAAGTGCGTGACGCTGAGCGCGAGCAGATTCTGACCGACTTTCTTGAGCGCGGTGAAAACATCCTGACGGGTTCAGTCAAGCGTCTTGATAAAGGCAATTTCATTGTCGAGACCGGGCGGGTTGAAGCGCTATTGCGCCGCGACCAGCTGATTCCGAAAGAAAACCTGCGCGTGGGCGACCGTGTCCGCGCTTATATCGCCAAGGTGGATCGCACGGCCCGTGGCCCACAAATCGAACTCTCGCGTACCGCCCCCGAGTTTCTGATGAAACTGTTCGAAATGGAAGTGCCGGAAATCGAACAGGGCCTGCTTGAGATCAAGGCGGCGGCGCGTGATCCGGGCGTGCGTGCCAAGATTGGTGTGGTGGCGTATGACAAACGGATTGATCCTATCGGTACGTGCGTAGGGATTCGCGGTTCACGGGTACAGGCGGTGCGCAATGAGCTGGGTGGCGAAAATGTCGACATCGTGTTATGGTCAGAGGATCCCGCCCAGTTTGTGATCGGCGCGCTCGCGCCGGCAGCGGTGCAGTCAATTGTCGTCGACGAAGAAAAGCATTCAATGGATGTTGTCGTCGACGAGACCGAACTGGCCATCGCCATCGGTCGCAGTGGCCAGAACGTGCGTCTGGCGAGCGAGTTGACTGGCTGGCAGATCAATATCATGACGCCGGACGAATCCGCGCAAAAGCAGAATCAGGAACGCAGTGTTTTGCGCGACCTGTTCATGGCGCGTCTGGATGTCGATGAAGAAGTGGCCGACATTCTGATCGACGAAGGTTTTGCCAGCCTTGAAGAGATCGCCTACGTCCCGCTCAACGAGATGCTTGAGATCGAAGCATTCGATGAAGACACAGTGCATGAGTTGCGCAATCGTTCACGTGATGCGTTGTTGACCCAGGCGATCGCCAACGAGGAAAAAGTTGAAAATGCCGTGCTCGACTTGAAGAGCCTGGAGGGCGTGGACGATGAGTTGCTGGCAAAGCTGGCGGAGCATCAGGTTCAGACGCGTGACGAACTGGCCGAGTTGGCCGTTGATGAACTGGTCGAAATGACCGGAATGGAAGAGGAGGCCGCCAAGGTGTTGATTATGAAGGCCCGTGAACACTGGTTTCAGTGA
- the scpB gene encoding SMC-Scp complex subunit ScpB — translation MNTQEAKIVLETALICAQEPLKLAELRKLFVDEVSADVIRTLLDDLRQDWAGRGVELVGLASGWRFQSKPAMRTYLDRLHPEKPPKYSRAVLETLAIIAYRQPVTRGDIEEIRGVTVNTQVVKQLEDRNWIEVIGHRDVPGRPALYATTRQFLDDLGLKALDGLPPLDDPSAQLNADLLGQHAIEFAEIDSLQASQEGAEKALPTLATEPAVALALPAGDVPQSTAPADDAAASDCDAVTGMGSDPVPVIPEDAVHEENSNIAVPDEDASIRDDLPLGNT, via the coding sequence ATGAATACTCAAGAGGCGAAAATCGTCCTCGAGACTGCCTTGATCTGTGCGCAGGAGCCTTTAAAGCTCGCTGAGTTGCGTAAGCTTTTTGTTGATGAGGTCTCCGCAGACGTCATTCGCACGCTACTCGACGATCTCCGGCAAGACTGGGCAGGGCGTGGTGTCGAGCTGGTTGGGTTGGCGTCAGGCTGGCGTTTTCAAAGCAAGCCTGCAATGCGCACTTACCTGGACCGGCTGCACCCCGAAAAACCACCTAAATATTCTCGCGCCGTGCTTGAAACACTGGCAATCATTGCTTACCGCCAGCCGGTTACGCGTGGCGATATTGAAGAGATTCGAGGCGTGACGGTTAATACGCAGGTGGTGAAACAACTCGAAGATCGCAACTGGATTGAAGTGATTGGCCATCGGGATGTGCCCGGGCGTCCAGCGCTGTATGCTACGACGCGGCAATTTCTCGATGATCTGGGGTTGAAGGCGCTGGATGGCCTGCCTCCGCTAGATGATCCCTCCGCGCAACTGAATGCCGATTTGCTAGGGCAGCACGCGATCGAATTTGCTGAAATTGATTCTCTGCAGGCCTCCCAGGAGGGAGCAGAGAAAGCTTTGCCCACGCTGGCAACTGAGCCCGCGGTGGCGCTAGCGCTTCCTGCCGGGGACGTGCCGCAATCCACTGCGCCGGCTGATGACGCGGCGGCATCTGACTGCGATGCGGTGACTGGCATGGGCTCGGACCCGGTGCCTGTCATACCTGAAGACGCCGTGCATGAAGAAAATAGCAACATCGCGGTGCCGGATGAGGATGCCTCAATCCGCGACGATCTCCCGCTGGGCAATACCTGA
- the rimP gene encoding ribosome maturation factor RimP has translation MQLTELIETTVVGLGYELVDLERTGRGMLCIYIDQPAGIAIEDCEKVTRQLQHVLTVENIDYERMEVSSPGLDRPLKKLADFERFAGSEAVITLKKPLDGRKSYRGIVHAPNGETIGLEFEGKEGAAMLDFTLADIDKARLIPKVDFRSRKQ, from the coding sequence ATGCAACTGACAGAACTGATTGAAACCACGGTTGTGGGCTTGGGCTATGAGCTTGTAGATCTTGAGCGCACGGGGCGTGGCATGCTGTGTATCTATATCGACCAGCCGGCTGGCATAGCCATCGAAGATTGCGAGAAGGTCACGCGTCAGCTTCAGCACGTTTTGACAGTCGAAAATATCGATTACGAACGCATGGAAGTGTCATCCCCAGGCCTTGACCGTCCGCTGAAAAAACTGGCGGATTTCGAGCGCTTCGCCGGCAGTGAAGCCGTCATTACATTGAAAAAGCCATTGGACGGGCGTAAGTCGTACCGGGGCATCGTGCATGCTCCGAACGGTGAGACGATCGGTCTGGAATTCGAAGGGAAGGAAGGCGCTGCGATGCTTGATTTCACGCTCGCGGACATTGATAAAGCACGCCTGATTCCCAAAGTTGACTTTAGGAGCCGCAAACAATGA
- a CDS encoding transposase, protein MMLFDDLKDNEWMLVEALFCAEPERSERRGRPRVEARAVVNAVLWVLSTGEGWSKLPGRYPSPPTCRRRFDEWQTDGTLAEIVRRLSTNGREISLRGRIGATASKPVAPPSRDRIRGAFWTNPESWRAPVKMA, encoded by the coding sequence ATGATGCTGTTCGACGATTTAAAAGACAACGAATGGATGCTAGTCGAGGCGCTCTTTTGCGCGGAGCCTGAACGCAGCGAGCGGCGCGGACGGCCTCGCGTCGAAGCTCGCGCGGTTGTCAATGCCGTGCTGTGGGTACTCTCAACGGGCGAAGGCTGGTCCAAGCTGCCAGGCCGCTACCCGTCCCCGCCAACATGTCGCCGCCGCTTCGACGAATGGCAAACGGATGGCACGCTGGCCGAGATCGTTCGACGCCTTAGCACCAATGGCCGCGAAATTTCGTTACGGGGACGCATCGGCGCGACAGCCTCCAAGCCTGTTGCACCTCCCAGCCGCGACCGTATCCGCGGTGCATTCTGGACTAATCCTGAATCGTGGAGAGCCCCCGTTAAAATGGCATAA